The proteins below are encoded in one region of Holophagaceae bacterium:
- a CDS encoding FtsX-like permease family protein codes for MTAGFLLRMVGRELDRQKGRLLLIALCLSLGFAAFAATYGFSARVLGAIHSESRAILGGDAALNATGLVPEGLEAKVRALPEVDRACLVYDFATMATVEGSPPKLVEVRAAGPGYPLAGALDITGGPAGDAGGRPALDHGVFVEGILAENFHLSVAGPPSTEIQPRASLRIGTSDLPVRGIVARDESRQASAFTLGPRVHMELETARSLGLMTQRSRMTGRLLVTLKPGAGLGSLLPKLRTLAGNAGPMVRAQSHEEASGALARPIRNLNRFIQQLGLFTLLLALLGAWAILAAFLDGRRRDAAILRCLGAPPNAPVLIYSGLTLILLGAALALGFTAGSAAAAFIPRILGDIIPAAAKNAPAQWPPLTETLAAAAMVLLPSLPPLLRLGKVRPLELLRESTVQRGDRAATWLCSGSALLVAAWLVLRNAPSLKAGFATLAGLALLFALLMGATRLMLWLYGRFAPRMPLAMKLGFAQLGAKPALTSLMMAVMGLAIFLTLATSFIKDDLVGPILKQRGAGNRPNLFFIDVQPDQSEALRTRLKRLSGREPLVAPLVRARLKAINGRPVREAPGAVEGNEEQTRREGFRTREQNLTYRAVLEEGETLVAGRFWSDPRAPLAEISLEEFFAQSIQARLGDELAFDVQGQEIRGKVTSLRKVVWQTMRPNFFIVLHPSLLSGAPRLDLVALEAESEDTRARIQTEVAQAFPNITVIDISEVARKVGRILDLISTVARALATLMLASSLLVLAASLLAGRLGRQRDLALLRTLGATHGTLLGSLLWEFLLLGASAALIASGMARILSDLYAKKILELPANADPWAAPVLLAAAALLTAAVGLLGSWRSLNAKPLDALRSE; via the coding sequence ATGACGGCTGGTTTCCTTCTTCGCATGGTGGGCCGGGAACTGGACCGCCAGAAGGGAAGGCTGCTGCTCATCGCGCTTTGCCTGTCCCTGGGCTTCGCAGCCTTTGCGGCCACGTACGGGTTCTCGGCGCGGGTGCTGGGCGCCATCCACTCCGAGAGCCGGGCCATCCTCGGCGGCGATGCGGCCCTGAATGCCACCGGCCTGGTGCCCGAAGGCTTGGAAGCCAAGGTCCGGGCCCTTCCTGAGGTGGACCGCGCCTGCCTGGTCTATGATTTCGCGACCATGGCCACGGTGGAGGGCTCCCCGCCCAAACTCGTGGAAGTGCGCGCGGCGGGCCCCGGGTATCCGCTGGCGGGAGCGCTGGACATCACCGGCGGCCCTGCCGGCGATGCCGGGGGCCGCCCGGCCTTGGACCACGGCGTGTTCGTGGAAGGGATTCTCGCGGAGAACTTCCATTTGTCGGTGGCGGGACCTCCATCTACGGAAATCCAACCGCGCGCCTCCCTGCGGATCGGCACCAGCGACCTGCCCGTACGGGGCATCGTGGCCAGGGATGAATCCCGCCAGGCCTCGGCCTTCACGCTCGGGCCGCGGGTGCACATGGAACTGGAAACAGCTCGGTCCCTGGGTCTCATGACCCAGCGCTCGCGGATGACAGGACGCCTGCTGGTGACCCTCAAGCCCGGCGCCGGGCTCGGAAGCCTCCTGCCAAAGCTGCGGACCCTTGCAGGAAATGCTGGTCCGATGGTGCGGGCCCAGAGCCATGAGGAGGCCAGCGGGGCCCTGGCGCGCCCCATCCGCAACCTCAATCGGTTCATCCAGCAGTTGGGCCTGTTCACGCTGCTGCTGGCGCTCCTGGGCGCCTGGGCCATCCTCGCGGCCTTTCTCGATGGCCGGCGGCGCGACGCGGCCATTCTGCGCTGCCTCGGCGCTCCGCCCAACGCGCCGGTGCTGATCTACAGCGGACTCACCCTGATCCTGCTGGGCGCGGCCCTGGCTCTCGGTTTCACCGCGGGCTCGGCGGCCGCGGCGTTCATCCCCAGGATCCTCGGCGACATCATCCCCGCAGCGGCGAAGAACGCCCCGGCTCAATGGCCCCCGTTGACCGAGACCTTGGCGGCCGCGGCGATGGTGCTGCTGCCTTCCCTTCCGCCCCTCCTGCGCCTGGGAAAGGTCAGGCCCCTGGAGCTGCTGCGGGAATCCACCGTCCAGAGAGGGGACCGCGCCGCGACCTGGCTTTGCAGTGGCTCGGCCCTGCTGGTGGCGGCCTGGCTGGTGTTGCGCAACGCCCCGAGCCTGAAGGCCGGCTTCGCCACCCTGGCGGGCCTGGCCCTGCTCTTCGCGCTGCTCATGGGGGCCACGCGCCTGATGCTCTGGCTCTATGGCCGCTTCGCCCCGCGCATGCCCCTCGCCATGAAGCTCGGCTTCGCGCAGCTGGGCGCCAAGCCGGCCCTCACCTCGCTCATGATGGCGGTGATGGGACTGGCCATCTTCCTCACGCTCGCCACGTCTTTCATCAAGGACGACCTGGTGGGCCCGATCCTGAAACAGCGCGGCGCGGGCAACCGCCCTAATCTTTTTTTCATCGATGTCCAGCCGGACCAGAGCGAGGCCTTGCGAACCCGGCTCAAGCGCCTTTCCGGACGCGAGCCCTTGGTGGCGCCCCTGGTGCGGGCGCGCCTCAAGGCGATCAACGGCCGCCCTGTCCGCGAAGCGCCCGGGGCGGTGGAAGGCAACGAGGAGCAAACCCGCCGCGAGGGCTTCCGCACCCGAGAGCAGAACCTCACCTACCGCGCGGTGCTGGAGGAAGGCGAAACCCTCGTCGCCGGGCGCTTCTGGAGCGATCCCAGGGCGCCCCTCGCGGAAATCTCCCTGGAGGAATTCTTCGCGCAAAGCATCCAGGCCAGGCTCGGCGATGAACTCGCCTTCGATGTGCAGGGCCAGGAAATCCGCGGCAAGGTCACCTCCTTGCGCAAGGTGGTGTGGCAGACCATGCGTCCCAATTTCTTCATCGTCCTGCACCCTTCCTTGCTGAGCGGGGCGCCGCGCCTGGATCTGGTGGCCCTCGAAGCCGAAAGCGAGGACACCCGCGCCCGCATCCAGACGGAGGTGGCGCAGGCCTTCCCCAACATCACGGTCATCGACATCTCCGAAGTGGCCCGCAAGGTGGGCCGGATCCTGGACCTGATCTCGACCGTGGCCCGCGCCCTCGCCACGCTCATGCTGGCCTCCAGCCTCCTGGTGCTGGCCGCGAGCCTGTTGGCGGGCCGCCTGGGCCGGCAGCGGGATCTGGCCCTGCTGCGCACCCTCGGCGCCACCCACGGCACCCTGCTGGGCAGCCTGCTCTGGGAATTCCTGCTGCTGGGGGCCAGCGCGGCCCTCATCGCCAGCGGCATGGCCCGGATCCTCTCGGACCTCTACGCGAAGAAAATCCTGGAACTGCCCGCCAACGCGGATCCATGGGCCGCGCCTGTGCTGCTGGCGGCGGCCGCCCTGCTCACGGCCGCGGTGGGCCTGCTGGGATCCTGGAGGAGCTTGAACGCGAAACCCCTGGATGCGCTGAGATCCGAGTGA
- a CDS encoding arylesterase, with protein MRHWLSILLFLPTCAGHATAPSETRRTVVFLGDSLTAGLGLPLEQSFPSLIEARLRAERRPWKVVNAGVSGDTTAGGLARLDWIYRQKVDVLVVALGANDGLRGLPAVQTEQNLRGILQRARREGSRVLLAGIRLPDNFGPRAQARFAAIYPRLAAEFRVPLVPFLLEGVAMEPGLNQPDGIHPNAEGARRVADHLWKKLGPMLSGPR; from the coding sequence ATGCGCCATTGGCTGTCCATCCTGCTGTTCCTGCCCACCTGCGCGGGACATGCCACGGCTCCATCCGAAACCCGCCGCACGGTCGTGTTCCTGGGCGACAGCCTGACGGCGGGGCTGGGATTGCCGCTGGAACAGTCCTTTCCGTCCCTGATCGAAGCCCGCCTCCGGGCGGAACGGAGGCCCTGGAAGGTCGTGAACGCGGGTGTCTCCGGCGACACCACCGCCGGTGGATTGGCCAGGCTCGACTGGATCTACAGGCAGAAGGTGGATGTGCTGGTGGTGGCCTTGGGGGCAAACGACGGCCTGCGCGGACTTCCCGCCGTCCAGACCGAACAGAACCTGCGGGGGATCCTCCAGCGGGCCCGCAGGGAAGGCTCCCGCGTGCTCCTGGCGGGCATCCGCCTGCCGGATAATTTCGGTCCCCGGGCCCAGGCCCGCTTCGCGGCCATCTATCCGCGCCTGGCGGCGGAATTCCGCGTGCCGCTGGTGCCTTTCCTGCTCGAGGGTGTGGCCATGGAACCGGGATTGAACCAACCGGATGGCATCCATCCCAACGCCGAGGGAGCGCGCCGGGTGGCGGACCACCTCTGGAAGAAGTTGGGGCCGATGCTCTCCGGTCCACGCTGA
- a CDS encoding DUF4388 domain-containing protein encodes MKGELATMGLEDIFQWLAVGKKTGILEIKGTSHTKRVSFADGKVTSVWSSDPRDYLGQFLLASNRITEQQLAEALAAQEDENQVLGKILVNRNLISEAEIRRMVQTKTEESIYDTFLWGVGTFEFHDNRLPDQKTMLISLEVTGIVLEGARRMDEWKVIRQTIKGEDAVLGPVSEVIADMLPLSPEDADVLFRLDERKTIAQLMQELRRSEFILSKHLHEMLERGMLRTIDPGGHLNDATHAQLMKAKGLMEKEKLQEAQSELRRLLQVDPKIQEASRMLEMVQHKLEDQNLDQEQVLELALSMDELMQTHLESSEAFLATRVNGVWSIRDVIAGSPFPPEECLAIFAKLIRRGVLKVSNAGPSGTRTATYN; translated from the coding sequence TTGAAGGGCGAACTTGCCACGATGGGCCTGGAAGACATCTTCCAGTGGCTGGCCGTTGGGAAGAAGACCGGAATCCTCGAAATCAAAGGCACGTCCCACACCAAGCGCGTGAGCTTCGCCGACGGCAAAGTCACCTCCGTGTGGTCTTCGGATCCCAGGGACTACCTGGGCCAGTTCCTGCTGGCCTCCAACCGCATCACCGAACAGCAGCTCGCGGAAGCGCTGGCCGCCCAGGAGGATGAGAACCAGGTGCTCGGCAAGATCCTGGTGAACCGCAACCTCATCAGCGAGGCGGAAATCCGCCGGATGGTGCAGACCAAGACCGAAGAAAGCATCTACGACACCTTTCTCTGGGGCGTGGGGACTTTCGAATTCCACGACAACCGGCTGCCAGACCAGAAGACCATGCTCATCAGCCTGGAGGTCACGGGCATCGTGCTGGAAGGCGCCCGCCGGATGGATGAATGGAAGGTCATCCGCCAGACCATCAAGGGCGAGGATGCAGTGCTGGGGCCGGTTTCGGAAGTCATCGCCGATATGCTGCCGCTCTCGCCGGAAGACGCCGATGTGCTGTTCCGCCTGGACGAGCGCAAGACCATCGCCCAGCTCATGCAGGAACTCCGCAGGTCGGAATTCATCCTCAGCAAGCATCTGCACGAAATGCTCGAGCGCGGCATGTTGCGGACCATCGATCCGGGCGGGCACCTGAATGACGCCACCCACGCCCAGCTCATGAAGGCCAAGGGATTGATGGAAAAGGAGAAGCTCCAGGAGGCCCAGAGTGAACTCCGGCGCCTGCTGCAGGTGGACCCGAAGATCCAGGAAGCCAGCCGCATGCTGGAGATGGTCCAGCACAAGCTGGAAGACCAGAACCTGGACCAGGAGCAAGTGCTCGAGCTGGCCCTGAGCATGGACGAACTGATGCAGACCCACCTGGAATCCAGCGAGGCCTTCCTGGCCACCCGCGTGAACGGGGTCTGGAGCATCCGCGATGTCATCGCCGGGAGCCCATTTCCTCCTGAAGAGTGCCTGGCCATCTTCGCGAAACTCATCCGCCGTGGGGTGCTGAAAGTGAGCAATGCCGGGCCATCCGGGACCCGGACCGCGACGTATAATTGA
- a CDS encoding ABC transporter ATP-binding protein, with protein sequence MIELRAVSRIFESPSGESLTVLENLSCSFEAGLSVAIEGPSGSGKSTLLGLLAGLDQPTSGEVNVAGHRLGTLGEAGLSRFRARNLGFVFQAFHLLQHFSALQNVVIAAEIAGLGSPIKSAQEALARVGLEHRMAHLPGQLSGGECQRVAIARAVVARPKILLCDEPTGSLDRVNASKVFELLLALHQDLGTTLVLVTHDPHLADRLDRQVFLEGGRFGNGAA encoded by the coding sequence ATGATCGAACTGCGCGCGGTGTCGCGGATATTTGAATCCCCCTCGGGTGAATCCCTCACGGTTCTGGAAAACCTGTCCTGCTCCTTCGAGGCCGGCCTTTCGGTGGCCATCGAGGGCCCTTCCGGCAGCGGCAAGAGCACCCTGCTGGGCCTGCTGGCGGGCCTGGACCAGCCCACTTCCGGCGAGGTCAACGTCGCGGGCCACCGGCTGGGAACCCTCGGCGAAGCGGGCCTGTCGCGTTTCCGGGCCCGGAACCTGGGATTCGTGTTCCAGGCCTTCCACCTGCTCCAGCATTTTTCGGCACTGCAAAACGTCGTCATCGCCGCGGAGATCGCGGGGCTTGGCTCTCCCATAAAATCCGCGCAGGAGGCCCTCGCCCGGGTGGGGCTGGAACACCGCATGGCGCACCTGCCCGGCCAGCTCAGCGGCGGCGAATGCCAGCGGGTGGCCATCGCGCGGGCCGTCGTGGCCCGGCCCAAGATCCTGCTTTGCGATGAACCCACCGGCAGCCTGGACCGCGTGAACGCCTCAAAGGTGTTCGAGCTGCTGCTGGCCTTGCATCAGGACCTGGGCACCACGCTGGTGCTCGTGACCCACGATCCCCACCTGGCGGACCGCCTGGATCGCCAAGTCTTCCTGGAGGGCGGGCGCTTCGGGAACGGCGCGGCATGA
- the yvcK gene encoding uridine diphosphate-N-acetylglucosamine-binding protein YvcK codes for MALHPDLPLRVVTLGGGTGLAALLRALKSEAERPDQPWQLTGIVTVSDNGGSSGRLREELGGIPPGDLRNCLSALTRQESILSDLLSYRFKGEGSLAGHSLGNLMLLAMVDITGDWVKAIRELSGVLVTAGRLFPSTTVPVTLCATDAEGRSYVGETAVNETKAPIRSIWLEPEAPEPLPEAMLAILRADLILLAPGSLYTSTLPNLLIPELRRALQQTNAPILYVANLMTEAGETSGLDLEGHLRAILDIGGVRPTAVLVNDSLPSPEVMARYREEGGAPILPSGPETAGIPVTARPLLDLDASAARHHPSKVLKAVREMITNY; via the coding sequence ATGGCGCTGCATCCGGACCTGCCCCTTCGAGTGGTGACCCTCGGGGGCGGGACGGGGCTGGCTGCCCTGCTCAGGGCCCTGAAATCAGAAGCTGAGCGGCCGGACCAGCCCTGGCAGCTCACCGGCATCGTCACGGTGTCGGACAACGGAGGATCTTCGGGACGGCTCCGGGAGGAACTCGGCGGCATCCCGCCCGGGGATCTGCGCAATTGCCTGTCGGCGCTCACCCGGCAGGAATCCATCCTCAGCGACCTGTTGAGCTACCGGTTCAAAGGCGAAGGAAGCCTGGCGGGACACAGCCTGGGCAACCTCATGCTGCTGGCCATGGTGGACATCACCGGGGATTGGGTGAAGGCCATCCGGGAGCTGAGCGGCGTGCTGGTGACCGCGGGGCGGCTCTTTCCGTCCACCACCGTGCCTGTGACCCTTTGCGCCACGGATGCCGAAGGCCGCTCCTATGTCGGCGAAACCGCCGTCAACGAAACCAAGGCGCCCATCCGGTCCATCTGGCTGGAGCCCGAAGCCCCGGAACCGCTGCCGGAAGCGATGCTCGCCATTCTGCGGGCGGACCTGATCCTCCTGGCGCCGGGAAGCCTCTACACCTCCACCCTGCCGAACCTGTTGATTCCGGAATTGCGGCGCGCCCTCCAACAGACGAACGCCCCGATCCTGTACGTGGCCAACTTGATGACCGAAGCCGGCGAAACCAGCGGGTTGGACTTGGAGGGCCACCTCCGGGCGATCCTGGACATCGGCGGCGTGCGGCCCACAGCGGTGCTGGTCAATGATTCCCTGCCTTCGCCCGAGGTCATGGCCCGCTACCGGGAGGAAGGCGGAGCTCCGATCCTGCCATCGGGTCCGGAGACCGCGGGCATTCCCGTGACCGCCAGACCCTTGCTGGACCTGGATGCGTCCGCGGCGAGGCATCATCCGTCGAAGGTGTTGAAGGCTGTCCGGGAAATGATTACAAATTATTAA
- a CDS encoding undecaprenyl-diphosphate phosphatase has protein sequence MQLWHAILLGLIQGLTEFLPVSSTAHLTLAEHLMLGRGMPLAFDVLLHVGTLLALCVYFRKELFQVFMGIIGKDAEGRKSALWLFIAMIPTGIFGLATKGIKETAKQHLWVYGIGLLVTAWMLYLANERSKKQAGRDLEALTAKDALAIGAIQGLGGGFGLSRSGSTISVGVFSGLKLPSSTRFSFLLGIPTIAAAALLEAKELVVPMVKHLPMPEEMRFPAGSINPVLACVVGVAVAAVSGYFAIGVLDRFTRSPKLNGFAFYCLCMGLAMLILGTVGVDGFFYATTMQHP, from the coding sequence ATGCAACTTTGGCACGCCATCCTGCTGGGCCTGATCCAGGGCCTTACGGAATTCTTGCCGGTGTCCTCCACCGCCCATCTGACCTTGGCCGAACATCTGATGCTGGGACGGGGCATGCCGTTGGCCTTCGACGTATTGCTGCATGTGGGCACCCTGCTGGCGCTTTGCGTCTACTTCCGAAAAGAGCTGTTCCAGGTCTTCATGGGCATCATCGGGAAGGATGCCGAGGGACGCAAATCGGCCCTTTGGCTCTTCATCGCCATGATCCCGACGGGCATCTTCGGGCTTGCCACCAAGGGCATCAAAGAAACCGCGAAGCAGCATCTCTGGGTTTACGGCATCGGCCTGCTGGTGACCGCCTGGATGCTCTACCTGGCGAATGAGCGCAGCAAGAAACAGGCTGGCCGCGACCTCGAAGCGCTGACGGCGAAGGATGCCCTGGCCATCGGCGCCATCCAAGGACTGGGCGGGGGTTTCGGTCTCAGCCGCAGCGGCTCGACGATTTCCGTAGGAGTGTTCAGCGGGCTTAAATTGCCCTCATCCACCCGCTTCAGCTTTCTGCTGGGCATTCCCACCATCGCCGCGGCCGCCTTGCTGGAGGCGAAGGAGCTGGTGGTGCCCATGGTCAAACATCTGCCGATGCCCGAGGAGATGCGGTTTCCAGCCGGCTCCATCAATCCGGTCCTCGCCTGCGTCGTCGGCGTGGCGGTGGCCGCAGTGTCCGGCTACTTCGCCATCGGCGTCCTGGATCGGTTCACCCGCTCCCCGAAACTCAATGGTTTCGCGTTCTACTGCCTTTGCATGGGGCTGGCGATGCTGATCCTGGGCACGGTCGGCGTGGACGGGTTCTTCTACGCGACGACCATGCAGCATCCCTAG
- a CDS encoding ABC transporter permease — translation MRGVGLIFKKEWMEFSKDRRTLFFTFVIPLILFPAIFMMMTKMAQGDSNRRRGQASRIVLNDPGGVVKAFLLGDAKAFQLVDGPGGDLKQALRDKKFELAVDVEAEAPGKLQRQEPFTVKAMVDESEQASELALKRLKEALKKQDQVWVQARLEAIRAPKDLPKPTNLITEKASDLALELSKMLGLFVPYILLIGLYTNAMQHGVYMTAGEKERHTMLSLLSTAIPRSHVIWGKLLATFSIGVLGTVMNVVGMSLGFTLLGHQVAGSEAATAGAAAAPSLSFSSLASPSTLGLTLLLLVPLGLFFSSIILVLGTQAKNTREAMTAITPGIFVVVMLGVFSTAPGLEKMAALPYVPVLNVALTIRKLFSHQFVAWQYILAFVMTSGLAAAMAWLSTNILNRESAIFRQ, via the coding sequence GTGAGGGGCGTTGGACTGATCTTCAAGAAAGAGTGGATGGAGTTCTCCAAGGACCGGCGGACGCTGTTCTTCACCTTCGTGATCCCGCTCATCCTGTTTCCGGCCATCTTCATGATGATGACCAAGATGGCCCAGGGCGATTCGAACCGCCGGCGGGGCCAGGCGAGCCGCATCGTCCTGAATGATCCGGGCGGCGTGGTGAAGGCCTTCCTGCTCGGAGACGCCAAGGCCTTCCAACTGGTGGACGGTCCAGGGGGAGACCTGAAACAGGCTTTGCGGGACAAGAAATTCGAGCTGGCGGTGGACGTGGAAGCCGAAGCGCCCGGGAAGCTGCAGCGCCAGGAGCCCTTCACCGTGAAGGCGATGGTGGATGAGAGCGAACAGGCTTCGGAACTGGCCCTCAAGCGCCTGAAAGAGGCTTTGAAAAAACAGGACCAGGTCTGGGTGCAGGCGCGCCTGGAAGCCATCCGGGCGCCCAAGGATCTTCCGAAGCCCACCAATCTGATCACTGAAAAGGCCAGCGACTTGGCCCTTGAACTCAGCAAGATGCTCGGACTCTTCGTTCCCTACATCCTGCTCATCGGCCTTTACACCAACGCGATGCAGCACGGCGTCTACATGACCGCCGGAGAAAAGGAGCGCCACACCATGCTGAGCCTCCTCTCCACGGCCATCCCCCGCAGCCACGTCATCTGGGGCAAGCTCCTGGCCACCTTCTCCATCGGCGTCCTCGGCACGGTCATGAACGTAGTGGGCATGAGCCTGGGCTTCACCCTTCTCGGCCACCAGGTGGCGGGCTCGGAAGCCGCCACGGCCGGAGCGGCCGCGGCGCCAAGCCTCAGCTTCTCTTCCCTGGCCAGCCCATCGACCTTGGGCCTCACCCTGCTGCTGCTGGTCCCGCTGGGCCTGTTCTTCTCCAGCATCATCCTGGTGCTGGGCACCCAGGCGAAAAACACCCGGGAGGCCATGACGGCCATCACGCCAGGCATTTTCGTGGTGGTCATGCTGGGGGTTTTCTCCACGGCCCCCGGCCTGGAGAAGATGGCTGCGCTGCCCTATGTGCCGGTGCTGAACGTGGCCCTCACGATCCGGAAATTGTTCTCCCATCAATTCGTGGCCTGGCAGTACATCCTGGCTTTCGTCATGACGTCGGGGCTGGCCGCGGCCATGGCCTGGCTGTCCACGAACATCCTGAACCGGGAGTCGGCGATCTTCAGGCAGTGA
- a CDS encoding (2Fe-2S)-binding protein produces MFTVSFKGKTAGEVQLERELSLLAIATKAEVDLHHRCGGHARCGTCLVTIEGGAQNLSEPLSAEKRILAILKASPDQRLACQAWAQGDVSCLVGEEGKDLRSGK; encoded by the coding sequence ATGTTCACGGTTTCATTCAAAGGCAAGACCGCAGGCGAGGTGCAGCTGGAGCGGGAGCTGAGCCTCCTGGCCATCGCGACCAAGGCCGAGGTGGACCTCCACCACCGCTGCGGCGGCCATGCGCGCTGCGGAACCTGCCTCGTCACCATCGAAGGCGGCGCTCAAAACCTCAGCGAGCCGCTCTCCGCTGAAAAGCGCATCCTCGCCATCCTCAAAGCCTCCCCGGACCAGCGCCTGGCCTGCCAGGCATGGGCCCAGGGCGACGTGAGCTGCTTAGTGGGAGAAGAGGGGAAGGATCTGCGGAGCGGGAAGTAG
- a CDS encoding ABC transporter ATP-binding protein: MIQVTDLHKAFTVKDGKTKAKKRIEAVRGISFQVNPGEIYGLLGPNGAGKSTTLRMIATLMQPDQGTIEVCGLDTQKEGEKVRGKLGYLSTDMNVYERFTPRELLRIFGEFQGVDPTIAERRGLYLLEKLQLMDFTDVKMDGLSSGQKQKVSIARALLHDPKVVIFDEPTTGLDVLTAKTVLDLLRVMKSEGRTVIVSTHVMPLVDEICDRVGIIFDGELYGDAPPREILGRYSVRTLDEVFFQLAAGGAR; the protein is encoded by the coding sequence GTGATCCAGGTGACGGACCTTCACAAAGCCTTCACGGTGAAGGACGGAAAGACCAAGGCCAAGAAGCGCATCGAGGCCGTGCGCGGCATCTCCTTCCAGGTGAACCCGGGCGAGATCTACGGCCTGCTGGGACCGAACGGGGCCGGGAAATCCACCACGCTGCGCATGATCGCGACCCTGATGCAGCCGGACCAGGGCACCATCGAAGTCTGCGGGCTGGATACCCAGAAGGAGGGCGAGAAAGTCCGCGGCAAGCTCGGCTACCTCTCCACGGACATGAATGTCTACGAGCGCTTCACGCCCCGGGAACTGCTGCGCATTTTCGGCGAGTTCCAAGGAGTCGATCCCACCATCGCCGAGCGCCGGGGCCTCTACCTGCTGGAGAAGCTCCAGCTCATGGATTTCACCGATGTGAAGATGGATGGCCTCTCTTCGGGCCAGAAGCAGAAGGTCTCCATCGCCCGGGCATTGCTGCACGATCCCAAGGTGGTGATCTTCGACGAACCCACCACGGGGCTCGATGTGCTCACGGCCAAGACCGTGCTGGACCTGCTGCGGGTGATGAAGAGCGAGGGCCGGACCGTGATCGTGAGCACCCATGTCATGCCGCTGGTGGACGAGATCTGCGACCGGGTGGGCATCATCTTCGATGGGGAACTCTATGGGGACGCGCCGCCGAGGGAAATACTCGGCCGCTACTCGGTGCGGACCCTGGATGAAGTCTTCTTCCAGTTGGCGGCGGGAGGTGCAAGGTGA